The proteins below come from a single Piscinibacter gummiphilus genomic window:
- a CDS encoding ABC transporter ATP-binding protein: MSEALLEVVGLETAYGSSQVLFGIDLSIRQGEVATLLGRNGMGKTTTVRSLLGLTRAKAGQVRFRGERIEALSPDRIARMGLAVVPEGRQIFPNLSVRENLLAFAARRNASETPWTLDRVVALFPALADRFGHMGNQLSGGEQQMLAIGRALMTNPHLLILDEATEGLAPRIREEIWRCLAQLRAQGQTILVIDKYVQRLVKLADRHTLIERGQVVWQGGSAALAADPSLWHRYIGV, from the coding sequence GTGAGCGAAGCGCTGTTGGAAGTCGTGGGCCTGGAGACCGCCTACGGCAGCAGCCAGGTGCTCTTCGGCATCGACCTCAGCATCCGCCAGGGGGAGGTGGCCACGCTGCTCGGCCGCAACGGCATGGGCAAGACGACGACCGTGCGTTCGCTGCTCGGGCTCACCCGCGCGAAGGCGGGGCAGGTGCGCTTCCGAGGCGAGCGCATCGAAGCGCTGTCGCCCGACCGCATTGCCCGCATGGGCCTCGCGGTCGTGCCCGAAGGGCGGCAGATCTTTCCCAACCTGTCCGTCAGGGAAAACCTGCTCGCCTTCGCCGCGCGCCGCAACGCGAGCGAGACGCCGTGGACGCTCGACCGCGTGGTGGCGCTCTTCCCGGCGCTGGCCGATCGATTCGGCCACATGGGCAACCAGTTGTCGGGCGGCGAGCAGCAGATGCTCGCGATCGGCCGCGCGCTGATGACCAACCCGCATCTGCTGATCCTCGACGAAGCGACCGAAGGCCTCGCGCCGCGCATCCGCGAAGAGATCTGGCGCTGCCTGGCCCAGCTGCGCGCGCAGGGCCAGACCATCCTCGTGATCGACAAATACGTGCAGCGCCTGGTGAAGCTGGCCGACCGCCACACGCTCATCGAGCGTGGCCAGGTGGTGTGGCAGGGCGGCTCGGCGGCGTTGGCGGCCGACCCCTCGCTCTGGCACCGCTACATCGGCGTGTAA
- a CDS encoding ABC transporter ATP-binding protein — translation MTDLLRTEQLVKRFGGLVATDHANLVVRAGELHALIGPNGAGKTTLIHQLSGALAPSSGHIHFDGHDITDVAMHDRVHRGLVRSYQITSVFKRLSVLDNLALAVQSRDGSSLRFWRPARAERARYEAAAGVAERVGLGAQLERVAGALSHGEQRQLEVGLALALDPKLLLLDEPMAGTGPEESERMVALLQSLRGQVTMLLVEHDMDAVFRLADRISTLVFGRIIATGSADEIRAHPEVKRAYLGDDAEETL, via the coding sequence ATGACCGACCTGCTGCGTACCGAACAGCTCGTCAAGCGCTTCGGCGGGCTCGTGGCCACCGACCACGCCAACCTCGTGGTGCGTGCGGGCGAGCTGCATGCACTCATCGGCCCCAACGGCGCCGGCAAGACGACGCTGATCCACCAGCTCTCGGGAGCGCTCGCGCCCAGTTCAGGCCACATCCACTTCGATGGCCATGACATCACGGACGTGGCCATGCACGACCGCGTGCACCGGGGCCTCGTGCGCTCGTACCAGATCACGAGTGTCTTCAAGCGCCTGTCGGTGCTCGACAACCTGGCGCTCGCGGTGCAGTCGCGCGATGGCAGCAGCCTGCGCTTCTGGCGGCCGGCGCGCGCCGAGCGTGCACGCTACGAGGCGGCGGCCGGCGTGGCCGAGCGTGTGGGCCTGGGCGCGCAACTCGAGCGCGTGGCCGGGGCGCTGTCGCACGGCGAACAACGCCAGCTCGAAGTGGGTCTCGCGCTCGCCCTCGACCCCAAGCTCCTGTTGCTCGACGAGCCGATGGCCGGCACGGGCCCGGAAGAATCCGAGCGCATGGTCGCGTTGCTGCAGAGCCTGCGTGGCCAGGTGACCATGCTGCTGGTCGAGCACGACATGGACGCCGTCTTCCGCCTGGCCGACCGCATCTCGACGCTCGTCTTCGGCAGGATCATCGCCACCGGCAGCGCCGACGAAATCCGCGCGCACCCCGAGGTGAAACGCGCCTATCTGGGCGACGACGCGGAGGAAACGCTGTGA
- a CDS encoding branched-chain amino acid ABC transporter permease yields MSASLQNQQTSSLLDHRLDLRIAIPLLVVLAALPSVLNALGETFYIGVASRILIFALAATSLNLILGFGGMVSFGHAAFVGMGAYTVGILMQGGVVSAWVTWPAAFVVGGLFAFVIGLVSLRTQGVYFIMITLAFAQMLFYLMVSLKTWGGDDGLSLMSRSRVGLGLDLANDAQFYYVVLGVSVLAFFFIARLLNARFGHVLQGIRENETRMEALGFAVFRYKLIAFTLAGAIAGLAGALLANQGNFVSPALMQWSQSGMLMVMVILGGVGYLYGGLVGAAVFLLLEDVLVGYTIHWQFGLGAVLLAVVLLAPNGLMSLFKRKASP; encoded by the coding sequence ATGAGTGCTTCCCTCCAGAACCAGCAGACGAGCAGCCTGCTGGACCATCGCCTCGACCTGCGCATCGCGATCCCGCTGCTGGTCGTGCTGGCCGCGCTGCCCTCTGTGCTCAACGCCCTCGGCGAAACCTTCTACATCGGCGTGGCCAGCCGCATCCTGATCTTTGCGCTAGCCGCGACGAGCTTGAACCTCATCCTCGGCTTCGGCGGCATGGTGAGCTTCGGCCATGCGGCCTTCGTCGGCATGGGGGCCTACACCGTGGGCATCCTGATGCAAGGTGGCGTGGTCTCGGCCTGGGTCACCTGGCCGGCGGCTTTCGTGGTGGGCGGGCTCTTTGCGTTCGTCATCGGGCTCGTGAGCCTGCGCACGCAGGGCGTGTACTTCATCATGATCACGCTGGCCTTCGCGCAGATGCTCTTCTATCTGATGGTGTCGCTCAAGACCTGGGGCGGCGACGACGGGTTGTCGCTCATGTCGCGCTCGCGCGTGGGCCTTGGGCTCGACCTCGCCAACGATGCGCAGTTCTATTACGTCGTGCTCGGTGTGAGCGTGCTGGCCTTCTTCTTCATCGCCCGTCTGCTCAACGCGCGCTTCGGCCATGTGCTGCAGGGCATCCGCGAGAACGAGACCCGCATGGAAGCGCTCGGCTTCGCCGTCTTCCGCTACAAGCTGATCGCCTTCACGCTCGCCGGCGCCATCGCGGGCCTGGCCGGGGCGCTGCTGGCCAATCAGGGCAACTTCGTGAGCCCGGCACTGATGCAGTGGAGCCAGTCCGGCATGCTGATGGTGATGGTGATCCTCGGCGGCGTGGGCTACCTCTATGGCGGCCTGGTGGGGGCGGCGGTGTTCCTGCTGCTGGAAGACGTGCTGGTGGGCTACACCATCCACTGGCAGTTCGGGCTCGGCGCGGTGTTGCTGGCGGTGGTGCTGCTCGCGCCCAACGGGCTCATGAGCCTCTTCAAGCGGAAGGCGTCGCCATGA
- a CDS encoding branched-chain amino acid ABC transporter permease, with translation MTGILLLEQALNGLQFGLMLFLLAAGLTLVFGIMDMINLAHGSLYMVGAYLIATIAAASGSFWIGLAGGVAATAVIGVLLELTVLRRLYERDHLSQVLGTFAILLMANEAVRMVWGSQPVPMAMPAALSGPVALLPGFSYPAYRLFIIGVGLAVALLLYLLVTHTRVGMQVRAGASNREMAQAMGTNVRLLFTSLFAVGTALCAVAGGMLGPLLAVQVGMGESILILAFVVIVIGGIGSIRGALLGALLVGLVDTAGRTLVPVLFGQLLGPAAAATAGPAVASILIYVLMAGVLFWKPRGLFPSHG, from the coding sequence GTGACCGGCATCCTGCTGCTGGAGCAGGCCTTGAACGGCCTGCAGTTCGGGTTGATGTTGTTCCTGCTGGCGGCCGGGCTCACGCTCGTGTTCGGCATCATGGACATGATCAACCTGGCGCACGGCTCGCTGTACATGGTCGGGGCCTATCTCATCGCCACCATCGCCGCGGCCTCCGGTTCGTTCTGGATCGGGCTCGCGGGCGGCGTGGCGGCCACGGCCGTGATCGGCGTGCTGCTCGAACTCACCGTGCTGCGCCGTCTCTACGAGCGAGACCACCTCTCGCAGGTGCTCGGCACCTTCGCCATCCTCCTGATGGCCAACGAGGCCGTGCGCATGGTGTGGGGCTCGCAGCCGGTGCCGATGGCGATGCCGGCGGCGCTCTCTGGCCCGGTGGCACTGCTGCCCGGCTTCAGCTACCCGGCGTACCGTCTCTTCATCATCGGCGTGGGGCTGGCGGTCGCGCTGCTGCTGTACCTGCTGGTCACGCACACGCGCGTGGGCATGCAGGTGAGGGCAGGGGCGTCGAACCGCGAGATGGCGCAGGCGATGGGCACCAACGTGCGCCTGCTCTTCACGTCGCTCTTCGCCGTGGGTACTGCGCTGTGCGCGGTGGCGGGCGGCATGCTCGGCCCGCTGCTGGCGGTGCAGGTGGGCATGGGCGAGAGCATCCTGATCCTCGCGTTCGTCGTCATCGTGATCGGCGGCATCGGCTCCATCCGCGGGGCGCTGCTCGGCGCACTGCTGGTGGGTTTGGTCGACACGGCGGGCCGCACGCTGGTGCCGGTGCTCTTCGGCCAGTTGCTCGGGCCCGCTGCGGCGGCCACGGCGGGGCCCGCGGTGGCCTCGATCCTCATCTACGTGCTGATGGCTGGCGTGCTGTTCTGGAAGCCGCGCGGTCTCTTCCCTTCCCACGGCTGA
- a CDS encoding ABC transporter substrate-binding protein, with translation MSKHSSLRLAALAAAAVLALPATAADRVKVGLMSTLSGAGSGLGIDIRDGFQLAVKHAGGKLGGLPAEVIVADDQMSPDAAKQTADRLLKRDKVDFMTGIVFSNIMLAVAPPVFQSRTFYISANAGPSQLAGAQCNPYFFSASYQNDNMHEAVGKTVQARGVKKIALLAPNYPAGKDALAGFKRFYKGEIALETYTPLNQLDYGAELSQIRASGADAVYIFLPGGLGINFIKQFTSTGLNKEMKLFAPGFSADEDVIRAVGEPMLGIFNSSQWAHDMDNAANKRFVADFQKEYGRLPTLYAAQGYDAARLIDGAVKTVGGKIEDKAAVRKALEAAKFESVRGEFKFNTNHFPVQDYYLREVVKDAQGRVTNKTVGKVFDNHADAYAGDCKMPAETP, from the coding sequence ATGAGCAAGCACTCCTCCCTTCGCCTGGCCGCCCTCGCCGCCGCCGCCGTGTTGGCGCTGCCCGCCACCGCCGCCGACCGCGTCAAGGTCGGCCTGATGAGCACCTTGTCGGGCGCGGGCTCGGGGCTGGGCATCGACATCCGCGACGGCTTTCAGCTCGCGGTGAAGCACGCAGGCGGCAAGCTCGGCGGCCTGCCGGCCGAGGTGATCGTGGCCGACGACCAGATGAGCCCCGACGCCGCCAAGCAGACGGCCGACCGCCTGCTCAAGCGCGACAAGGTCGACTTCATGACCGGCATCGTGTTCTCGAACATCATGCTGGCCGTGGCGCCGCCGGTGTTCCAGTCGCGCACCTTCTACATCAGCGCCAACGCCGGCCCTTCGCAGCTCGCAGGCGCGCAATGCAATCCGTACTTCTTCAGCGCCTCGTACCAGAACGACAACATGCACGAGGCCGTGGGCAAGACGGTGCAGGCGCGTGGGGTGAAGAAGATCGCGCTGCTCGCGCCCAACTACCCGGCAGGCAAGGACGCGCTGGCCGGCTTCAAGCGCTTCTACAAGGGCGAGATTGCGCTCGAGACCTACACGCCGCTCAACCAGCTCGACTACGGCGCCGAGCTGTCGCAGATCCGCGCTTCGGGCGCCGATGCCGTCTACATCTTCCTGCCCGGTGGGCTGGGCATCAACTTCATCAAGCAGTTCACCAGCACCGGCCTCAACAAAGAGATGAAGCTTTTCGCGCCCGGCTTCTCGGCCGATGAGGATGTGATCCGCGCGGTGGGCGAGCCGATGCTCGGCATCTTCAACAGCTCGCAATGGGCGCACGACATGGACAACGCGGCCAACAAGCGTTTCGTGGCCGACTTCCAGAAGGAATACGGCCGCCTGCCGACGCTCTATGCAGCGCAAGGCTATGACGCGGCGCGCCTGATCGACGGCGCAGTGAAGACGGTGGGCGGCAAGATCGAAGACAAGGCCGCCGTGCGCAAGGCATTGGAAGCCGCGAAGTTCGAGTCGGTGCGCGGGGAGTTCAAGTTCAACACCAACCACTTCCCGGTGCAGGACTACTACCTGCGCGAAGTGGTGAAGGACGCGCAAGGCCGCGTCACCAACAAGACCGTGGGCAAGGTGTTCGACAACCACGCCGATGCCTACGCCGGCGACTGCAAGATGCCCGCTGAGACCCCGTGA
- a CDS encoding GH12 family glycosyl hydrolase domain-containing protein, protein MKKYPVLFLSLSLALLAASCGGGGGGGGGSSAPAPAPATQLPACGDFATLEVSGLGRLTNNTWNKAAAGNFAATQCLQSRSVGATTQYGWSWSWPTNGSTVYAYPEIIVGWKPWDGGTSNHPHLPARINTLQRFDWQYDLSVSTGGSYNVATSLWITRTGATPTGTNPQDIANEMMIWTAGSGFPPGGQRQPDANIGGQIFEVWYAQDWGDLSGANPNKWSYIAYRATVSTFAATLDIKAILADAVSRGYVNPAHYVSNIELGNEVMSGAGQTWINSLSATIQ, encoded by the coding sequence ATGAAGAAGTACCCCGTCCTGTTCCTTTCCCTGAGCCTTGCACTCCTCGCTGCATCTTGCGGAGGTGGGGGAGGCGGTGGCGGTGGCTCGTCGGCCCCCGCACCGGCGCCCGCCACGCAACTGCCGGCATGCGGCGACTTCGCCACCCTCGAGGTCAGCGGACTTGGGCGCCTGACGAACAACACCTGGAACAAGGCCGCGGCCGGCAACTTCGCGGCCACGCAGTGCCTGCAAAGCCGGTCCGTCGGCGCCACCACGCAATACGGCTGGTCCTGGAGCTGGCCGACGAACGGCTCCACGGTCTACGCCTACCCGGAAATCATTGTCGGCTGGAAGCCCTGGGACGGCGGCACCAGCAATCACCCGCACCTGCCGGCCCGCATCAACACCCTGCAGCGCTTCGACTGGCAATACGACCTGAGCGTCTCGACGGGCGGCAGCTACAACGTCGCCACCTCGCTGTGGATCACACGCACCGGCGCCACGCCGACCGGGACCAACCCGCAAGACATCGCCAACGAGATGATGATCTGGACGGCCGGCAGCGGCTTCCCTCCTGGTGGCCAGCGTCAGCCGGACGCCAACATCGGCGGTCAAATCTTCGAGGTCTGGTACGCGCAGGACTGGGGCGACCTCTCCGGCGCGAACCCCAACAAGTGGAGCTACATCGCCTACCGTGCCACCGTCAGCACCTTCGCGGCGACGCTCGACATCAAGGCCATCCTCGCCGACGCGGTGTCCCGTGGGTACGTGAACCCCGCGCACTACGTGTCGAACATCGAGCTGGGCAACGAAGTGATGTCGGGCGCGGGTCAGACCTGGATCAACTCGCTGTCGGCCACGATCCAGTAA
- a CDS encoding dienelactone hydrolase family protein: protein MSPARRLDVDDPLDDFERRDITIDKITKRVYVAGRGPGVIVMTEMPGISPHVARFARWVRDAGFTVYMPSLFGRDGAVPQAAEGIEVFKRACVSAEFRALAANETSPVTQWLRALAKLAHAECGGPGVGAIGMCFTGNFALTMMLEKSVLAPVLSQPTLPLKDPAGLEISPADLAAVRERLDRDDLSVLAYRFDGDPYCRAERFAAYKAALGPRFVARALPDSAANPDTPPFFRQAVPQPHSVVTAHLIDEAGQPTLQARDEILDFFRQRLVPGASPARSGGEAG, encoded by the coding sequence ATGAGCCCAGCACGCCGGTTGGACGTGGACGACCCGCTCGACGACTTCGAGCGCCGCGACATCACCATCGACAAGATCACCAAGCGCGTCTACGTCGCCGGCCGCGGCCCCGGCGTGATAGTGATGACCGAGATGCCCGGCATCAGCCCGCACGTGGCGCGCTTTGCGCGCTGGGTGCGAGATGCCGGGTTTACCGTCTACATGCCCTCGCTCTTCGGGCGCGACGGCGCCGTACCGCAGGCCGCCGAAGGCATCGAGGTCTTCAAGCGCGCCTGCGTGAGCGCCGAGTTCCGGGCGCTCGCCGCCAACGAGACGAGCCCGGTCACGCAGTGGCTGCGCGCGCTGGCGAAGCTCGCGCATGCGGAGTGCGGTGGCCCCGGCGTGGGCGCCATCGGCATGTGCTTCACCGGCAACTTCGCGCTCACGATGATGCTGGAGAAATCGGTGTTGGCCCCGGTACTCTCGCAGCCCACGCTGCCGCTCAAGGACCCGGCCGGGCTGGAGATATCGCCGGCCGACCTCGCCGCGGTGCGCGAGCGCCTCGACCGTGACGACCTGAGCGTGCTCGCCTACCGCTTCGATGGCGACCCGTACTGCCGCGCCGAGCGCTTCGCGGCCTACAAGGCGGCGCTCGGCCCGCGCTTCGTCGCGCGTGCTCTGCCCGACAGCGCAGCGAACCCCGACACCCCGCCCTTCTTCCGCCAGGCCGTGCCGCAGCCGCACAGCGTGGTCACCGCGCACCTGATCGACGAGGCCGGTCAGCCCACGCTGCAGGCGCGAGACGAGATCCTCGACTTCTTCCGGCAGCGGCTCGTGCCCGGAGCATCACCCGCCCGAAGTGGAGGCGAAGCAGGCTAG
- a CDS encoding LysR family transcriptional regulator yields MRLDDIDYFLAVVQHGQVRRAALALDVSQPAITKGIQRLERELGFPLFVRSIRGMRLTTVAERFHQRTQSLRADLGDAIKEAADLHLGAMGVLRVGVSPLYTQRVFVPASLQLHRQRPAARLLVNINLNDVLMPLLRSGDIDLSINALPATMPEDLLAVPLITDDLYVVARDGHPLLARRRLKLADLTRAQWLLPSPQVEARRKLEALFTGAGLPRPQVAVEVSNTVAQLTGLLAHSDLLAITSELQLASPAGQHLQALPLAELRFPRQIGVLTRRNVPLSPLAERFVDVLRETVGSSRAAG; encoded by the coding sequence ATGCGGCTCGACGACATCGACTATTTCCTGGCAGTGGTACAGCACGGCCAGGTGCGCCGCGCCGCACTCGCGCTCGACGTCTCGCAGCCGGCCATCACCAAGGGCATCCAGCGGCTGGAGCGCGAGCTGGGTTTTCCGCTCTTCGTGCGCAGCATCCGCGGCATGCGGCTGACCACGGTGGCCGAGCGCTTCCACCAGCGCACGCAGTCGCTGCGCGCCGACCTGGGCGATGCGATCAAGGAGGCCGCCGACCTGCACCTGGGCGCCATGGGCGTGCTGCGGGTGGGGGTGTCGCCGCTGTACACGCAGCGGGTGTTCGTGCCGGCCAGCCTGCAGCTGCACCGCCAGCGGCCGGCCGCGCGCCTGCTCGTCAACATCAACCTCAACGACGTGCTGATGCCCCTGCTGCGCAGCGGCGACATCGACCTGAGCATCAATGCGCTGCCCGCCACCATGCCCGAGGACCTGCTGGCCGTGCCCCTCATCACCGATGACCTCTACGTGGTGGCCCGAGACGGGCACCCGCTGCTGGCGCGGCGGCGCCTGAAGCTTGCCGACCTGACACGGGCGCAATGGCTGCTGCCAAGCCCCCAGGTGGAGGCGCGGCGCAAGTTGGAGGCCTTGTTCACCGGGGCCGGCCTGCCACGCCCGCAGGTGGCGGTGGAGGTGAGCAACACCGTGGCCCAGCTCACCGGCTTGCTGGCCCACAGCGACCTGCTGGCGATCACGAGCGAGCTGCAACTCGCGAGCCCTGCAGGCCAGCACCTGCAGGCGCTGCCGCTGGCCGAGCTGCGCTTTCCGCGCCAGATCGGCGTGCTCACCCGGCGCAACGTGCCGCTGTCGCCGCTGGCCGAGCGCTTCGTCGACGTGTTGCGCGAGACGGTGGGGTCGTCTCGCGCTGCAGGCTAG